The genomic interval GCGGCGACCGTAGTCGGATGCCCGCGGCGGGCGCGACCGTTCGCGTCACGCCCCGCAACACCGTGTCACAGACGGCAACGATGCGTCACAGACGGCAACGCTCAGGCGGCGTAACGGCCGGAGGCCACAGCCTTCGCCCTGGCCTTCGCCGCCTCCTCCTCGCGGTTCTTCGGCGGCCTGGTCGCGACGAGGTCATTCAGCAGATGCTGCGTGACGTGCGCGATCTCGGCGACGGCCTGTTCGAACGCGGCTTCATTCGCCTTCGACGGCTTGGTCGTCCCCGCGATCTTCCGCACGTATTGCAGCGCGGCTGCCTGCACCTCATCAGAGGTCGCGGCGGGCTCGAAATTGTGGAGAGTGTGGATGCTGCGGCACATACCGGCACGCTACGCCTGGCATCCGACGCTGGAAAGGGGCGGATGCTGATCAGCATCCGCCCCTCGCGCGTCTCGCGCTGGACTCCCCAGTGCAGGCGCGAGACGGCCCCGGTCAGGCGCCGCTGCGTCGACGCGCCGCGATCAGCGCGCCGCCGACCCCGAGCAGCAGCGCGCCCGCCGCACCGGCGAGCAGTGCGGAATCGACATCGCCGCCGGTCTTCGCCAGCGCGGATTCACCAGCATCTCCGTCCCCAGAGGCGGACGCCGGCGCCGCAGGTACCTGCGTCGGTGTCTGCGTGGGCAGCGGCACCGGCTGCGTTTCCTGCTCCGTTCCCGGCTCCGGCTCGGGCTCCGGCTCGGGCTCCGGCTCCGGCTCCGGATCCGTGTCGGGACCACCGTCAGCGACCGTCGCGAGCTCGGTGCAGTCGTTCTGGCGGTTCAGGTCGATGCGTGCGGTAGTGGCGCAGGCTTCGACCGGCCGAGTCGACTCGCCCGAGGTGAGCCGTGCACGCAGCGTCAGCGTGGTCTCGGTTCCGAGGGCGAACGCGGCGGTCGGAACGTAGGTGTACACGGCGCCATCGACAGAATCGAGCCGCCAACCCTGCGGAGCCGCCTGCGGGTCGACCAATTCGACGTTGTCGCCCAGTGTCACGCGCAGACGCAGGTCGTCGATC from Microbacterium sp. H1-D42 carries:
- a CDS encoding DUF2277 domain-containing protein, which encodes MCRSIHTLHNFEPAATSDEVQAAALQYVRKIAGTTKPSKANEAAFEQAVAEIAHVTQHLLNDLVATRPPKNREEEAAKARAKAVASGRYAA